In a genomic window of Procambarus clarkii isolate CNS0578487 chromosome 10, FALCON_Pclarkii_2.0, whole genome shotgun sequence:
- the LOC123745569 gene encoding skin secretory protein xP2-like, translating to MSGGCGSTPPTSGGCGSTPLRAAAVGQLAYEQRLWVNSPYEQRLWVNSPYEQRLWVNSPYEQRLWVNSPYEQRLWVNSPYERRLWVNSPTSGACGSTSLRAAAVGQLPLRAAAVGQLPLRAAAVGQLPYERRLWVNSPTSGACGSTPPTSSGCGSTPPTSSGCGSTPPTSGGCGSTSLRAAAVGQLPYERRLWVNSPYEQRLWVNSPYERRLWVNFLTSGGCGSTSLRAAAVGQLPLRAAAVGQLPYEQRLWVNSPYERRLWVNSPTSSGCGSTPLRAAAVGQLPYERRLWVNSPTSGGCGSTSLRAAAVGHLSYERRLWVNSPYERRLWVNSPYERRLWVNSPTSGGCGSTPLRAAAVGQLPYERRLWVNSPTSGGCGSTPPTSGGCGSTPRTSGDCESTPLRAAAVGQLPYERRLWVNSPTSGGCGSTPLRAAAVGQLPYEQRLWVNSPTSGGCGSTPRTSGGCGSTPPTSGGCGSTPLRAAAVGQLPYERRPWVNSPTSGGCGSTPRTSGGCGSTPRTSGGCGSTPLRAAAVGQLPYERRLWVNSPTSGGCGSTLLRAAAVGQLPYERRLWVNSPTSGGCGSTPLRAAAVGQLPYEQRLWVNSPTSSGCGSTPLRDARSTRLNWST from the coding sequence ATGAGCGGCGGCTGTGGGTCAACTCCCCCTACGAGCGGCGGCTGTGGGTCAACTCCCCTACGAGCAGCGGCTGTGGGTCAACTCGCCTACGAGCAGCGGCTGTGGGTCAACTCCCCCTACGAGCAGCGGCTGTGGGTCAACTCCCCCTACGAGCAGCGGCTGTGGGTCAACTCCCCCTACGAGCAGCGGCTGTGGGTCAACTCCCCCTACGAGCAGCGGCTGTGGGTCAACTCCCCCTACGAGCGGCGGCTGTGGGTCAACTCTCCTACGAGCGGCGCCTGTGGGTCAACTTCCTTACGAGCGGCGGCTGTGGGTCAACTCCCCCTACGAGCAGCGGCTGTGGGTCAACTCCCCCTACGAGCGGCGGCTGTGGGTCAACTTCCTTACGAGCGGCGGCTGTGGGTCAACTCCCCTACGAGCGGCGCCTGTGGGTCAACTCCCCCTACGAGCAGCGGCTGTGGGTCAACTCCCCCTACGAGCAGCGGCTGTGGGTCAACTCCCCCTACGAGCGGCGGCTGTGGGTCAACTTCCTTACGAGCGGCGGCTGTGGGTCAACTCCCCTACGAGCGGCGCCTGTGGGTCAACTCCCCCTACGAGCAGCGGCTGTGGGTCAACTCCCCCTACGAGCGGCGGCTGTGGGTCAACTTCCTTACGAGCGGCGGCTGTGGGTCAACTTCCTTACGAGCGGCGGCTGTGGGTCAACTCCCCCTACGAGCGGCGGCTGTGGGTCAACTCCCCTATGAGCAGCGGCTGTGGGTCAACTCCCCCTACGAGCGGCGGCTGTGGGTCAACTCCCCTACGAGCAGCGGCTGTGGGTCAACTCCCCTACGAGCGGCGGCTGTGGGTCAACTCCCCTACGAGCGGCGGCTGTGGGTCAACTCCCCTACGAGCGGCGGCTGTGGGTCAACTTCCCTACGAGCGGCGGCTGTGGGTCATCTCTCCTACGAGCGGCGGCTGTGGGTCAACTCCCCCTACGAGCGGCGGCTGTGGGTCAACTCCCCCTACGAGCGGCGGCTGTGGGTCAACTCCCCTACAAGCGGCGGCTGTGGGTCAACTCCCCTACGAGCGGCGGCTGTGGGTCAACTCCCCTACGAGCGGCGGCTGTGGGTCAACTCCCCTACGAGCGGCGGCTGTGGGTCAACTCCCCCTACGAGCGGCGGCTGTGGGTCAACTCCCCGTACGAGCGGCGACTGTGAGTCAACTCCCCTACGAGCGGCGGCTGTGGGTCAACTCCCCTACGAGCGGCGGCTGTGGGTCAACTCCCCTACGAGCGGCGGCTGTGGGTCAACTCCCCTACGAGCGGCGGCTGTGGGTCAACTCCCCTACGAGCAGCGGCTGTGGGTCAACTCCCCTACGAGCGGCGGCTGTGGGTCAACTCCCCGTACGAGCGGCGGCTGTGGGTCAACTCCCCCTACGAGCGGCGGCTGTGGGTCAACTCCCCTACGAGCAGCGGCTGTGGGTCAACTCCCCTACGAGCGGCGGCCGTGGGTCAACTCCCCTACGAGCGGCGGCTGTGGGTCAACTCCCCGTACGAGCGGCGGCTGTGGGTCAACTCCCCGTACGAGCGGCGGCTGTGGGTCAACTCCCCTACGAGCGGCGGCTGTGGGTCAACTCCCCTACGAGCGGCGGCTGTGGGTCAACTCTCCTACGAGCGGCGGCTGTGGGTCAACTCTCCTACGAGCGGCGGCTGTGGGTCAACTCCCCTACGAGCGGCGGCTGTGGGTCAACTCTCCTACGAGCGGCGGCTGTGGGTCAACTCCCCTACGAGCGGCGGCTGTGGGTCAACTCCCCTACGAGCAGCGGCTGTGGGTCAACTCCCCTACGAGCAGCGGCTGTGGGTCAACTCCCCTACGAGATGCTCGGTCAACTCGTCTGAACTGGTCGACGTAA